Proteins from a genomic interval of Triplophysa dalaica isolate WHDGS20190420 chromosome 21, ASM1584641v1, whole genome shotgun sequence:
- the dyrk3 gene encoding dual specificity tyrosine-phosphorylation-regulated kinase 3, which yields MMILSRKPDGPITAARHGDGLYDSYMRTDHVLNQDADVKGQSPSGLPPLPKYTGVNKPTVKDLGTRGGQMKLKYVYEDTYNSKINGTCQVPTKPLSAITKERSVESNISVKSSESSTKIPKLATPMTPEQALKQYRQQLTTLEQQEIHTYPEIYFVGPNAKKRQAVAGGTNNCGYDDDQGGYIHVPHDHLAYRYEFLKVIGKGSFGQVAKVYDHKLQQHLALKMVRNEKRFHRQAAEEIRILEHLKKEDKKGHMNLVHMLENFTFRNHICMTFELLSMNLYELIKRNKFQGFSLPLVRKFAHSILQCLEALHLNKIIHCDLKPENILLKQQGRSGIKVIDFGSSCFDHQRIYTYIQSRFYRAPEVILGSRYGMPIDMWSFGCILAELLTGYPLFPGEDEGDQLACMMELLGMPPQKQLEQAKRAKNFISSKGYPRYCNVSTLSNGTVVVNGGRSRRGKMRGPPGGKEWVTALKGCDDPTFIDFLKKCLDWDTTTRMTPVQALRHPWLYNRLPKPVPSGEKSMVPKRITEHSTSFPTIISKVPPVTGPTNNKLRTTMMGDSSGSIPLRTVLPKLVS from the exons ATGATGATATTGAGCAGAAAACCAGATGGCCCCATAACGGCAG CTCGCCACGGGGATGGTCTCTATGACTCCTACATGCGAACCGATCATGTCTTGAATCAGGATGCTGACGTGAAGGGACAGAGTCCCTCCGGGCTGCCTCCCCTTCCCAAATACACG GGGGTCAACAAGCCTACAGTGAAAGATCTAGGGACCCGAGGAGGGCAAATGAAGTTGAAGTACGTTTACGAAGACACATACAACTCCAAAATCAATGGCACATGCCAGGTGCCCACCAAGCCTCTATCTGCGATCACCAAAGAGAGAAGTGTGGAGAGCAACATCTCTGTGAAATCCTCAGAGAGCTCAACAAAAATCCCAAAGCTGGCCACCCCGATGACCCCGGAACAAGCCCTGAAGCAATACAGGCAACAGTTGACTACACTGGAGCAGCAGGAGATCCACACCTATCCGGAGATCTACTTCGTGGGACCAAACGCCAAAAAGAGGCAAGCCGTAGCAGGAGGCACCAACAACTGCGGATATGACGACGACCAGGGAGGTTACATCCACGTACCTCATGACCACCTCGCCTATCGCTACGAGTTTCTCAAGGTGATCGGCAAAGGTAGTTTCGGGCAGGTGGCGAAGGTTTACGACCACAAGTTACAGCAGCACCTCGCCCTTAAGATGGTGCGCAATGAGAAGCGCTTTCATCGGCAAGCTGCCGAGGAGATCCGAATTCTGGAGCACCTGAAGAAGGAAGACAAGAAGGGCCACATGAACCTTGTCCACATGTTGGAAAACTTCACCTTCCGCAACCACATATGCATGACCTTCGAGCTCCTCAGTATGAACTTGTATGAGCTCATTAAACGCAACAAGTTCCAAGGGTTCAGTCTGCCGCTGGTACGCAAGTTTGCACACTCTATCCTCCAATGCCTTGAGGCTCTGCATCTCAATAAGATCATCCACTGTGACCTAAAACCAGAGAACATTTTGCTCAAGCAACAAGGCAGGAGCGGCATCAAGGTCATTGACTTCGGCTCTAGCTGTTTTGATCACCAGCGCATCTATACTTATATACAATCCCGTTTTTACCGCGCACCCGAAGTCATCTTGGGCTCCCGGTATGGGATGCCTATAGACATGTGGAGCTTCGGTTGCATTCTGGCCGAGCTTCTTACCGGATACCCTCTGTTTCCTGGGGAAGATGAGGGCGACCAGCTAGCCTGCATGATGGAGTTACTGGGTATGCCTCCTCAGAAACAGCTGGAACAAGCCAAGCGTGCCAAGAACTTCATCAGCTCCAAAGGCTACCCTCGATATTGCAATGTGAGCACACTCAGCAACGGCACAGTGGTGGTCAACGGGGGCCGCTCTCGGCGAGGAAAAATGCGTGGTCCCCCGGGAGGCAAGGAGTGGGTGACGGCCCTCAAAGGCTGCGATGACCCAACGTTCATTGACTTTCTGAAGAAGTGTTTGGATTGGGACACTACTACACGAATGACGCCGGTTCAGGCTTTAAGACACCCATGGCTCTACAATAGATTGCCAAAGCCTGTACCCAGTGGAGaaaagtcaatggtgcccaaacGCATCACAGAGCACAGCACCTCTTTCCCTACCATTATCTCCAAGGTACCGCCTGTCACGGGCCCAACCAATAACAAACTGCGGACCACCATGATGGGGGACTCCAGTGGAAGTATACCCTTACGTACAGTGCTGCCGAAACTCGTTTCATAG